In Fervidobacterium nodosum Rt17-B1, one genomic interval encodes:
- a CDS encoding ABC transporter ATP-binding protein, whose product MKEAKSTGDLRTILHYMKGYTFYYVVAVLSTALSILFSRLIPLVVKFTIDNIISNKNIESKFLSSIYYEFGGREFFLRNLWLVGLIVVVFAFFNSFFSFLREKMAGYTSENFAKKLRDDLYNVILKAEYGFYSRFQSGDVIQRCTSDVETIRRFIAADAISIWRIIFTIFLALFVMLKLNVKMTLASSAMIPALFGSSLYFFVKVKRYFEKVDEAEAAVTTVVQENITGVRVVKAFTREEYEVKKFLEKNTEYRKLDLKLLKLFANFWSISDFLAFSQFVFTIIFGTYFTVKGEITVGTLIVFTTYVGMLMWPVRELGILLSNFGKVKVSLKRVNEILSEKLENLEDGREIKLNGDIEFRDVWFGYNPEHPVLKGVSFKISKGEKVAFFGGTGSGKSTVISLLMRLYDLDSGKILIDGIDIREIPKSALRKNIGQVPQEAFVFSKTVRENIAITKPDSDIEEIILSAKLASVHDDIVKFERGYDTLVGEKGITLSGGQRQRLTIARTLVNDYPILIFDDSMSAVDTETERKILEAIRKRSENTTTIIVSHRISSIKDADKIIVFENGVVTAIGNHEELVNHPGLYQRVWRIENVLKLTETGE is encoded by the coding sequence TCCCTTTAGTTGTGAAATTTACAATTGACAACATTATTTCTAATAAGAATATAGAATCAAAATTTCTCAGTAGTATTTATTATGAATTCGGCGGTCGAGAGTTTTTTCTTCGAAATTTGTGGCTCGTTGGTTTAATTGTTGTCGTATTTGCATTTTTTAACAGCTTTTTTTCTTTCTTAAGAGAAAAAATGGCGGGATATACGTCTGAAAATTTTGCCAAAAAATTAAGGGACGACTTATATAACGTTATTCTAAAAGCGGAATATGGATTTTATTCAAGGTTTCAATCGGGTGATGTTATACAAAGATGTACATCAGATGTTGAGACGATACGAAGATTTATTGCAGCAGATGCGATAAGTATCTGGAGGATTATTTTTACAATATTTCTTGCTTTGTTTGTTATGCTAAAGCTCAATGTGAAAATGACATTAGCTTCATCTGCGATGATTCCTGCATTATTTGGAAGTTCTTTATATTTTTTCGTCAAAGTGAAGAGATATTTCGAGAAAGTTGATGAGGCGGAAGCGGCAGTTACAACGGTCGTTCAGGAAAATATTACGGGAGTTAGGGTAGTCAAGGCTTTTACGAGAGAAGAATATGAGGTGAAAAAGTTTTTGGAGAAAAACACTGAGTACAGGAAACTTGATTTAAAATTGCTCAAGTTGTTTGCCAATTTTTGGTCAATTTCTGACTTTTTAGCGTTTTCACAATTTGTTTTTACTATTATATTTGGAACTTACTTTACTGTAAAAGGAGAAATAACTGTCGGGACTTTGATAGTGTTTACAACATATGTTGGAATGTTGATGTGGCCTGTTAGAGAGCTTGGGATATTATTATCTAACTTTGGGAAAGTGAAAGTTTCATTAAAGAGAGTCAATGAAATTCTTTCAGAGAAATTGGAGAATTTAGAGGACGGCAGAGAAATTAAGTTAAATGGTGATATAGAGTTTAGGGACGTTTGGTTTGGGTACAATCCGGAACATCCAGTACTCAAAGGCGTTTCTTTCAAAATTAGCAAAGGTGAGAAAGTTGCGTTTTTTGGTGGGACTGGATCGGGTAAGTCGACAGTAATTTCGTTGCTTATGAGGTTATATGATTTAGATAGCGGAAAAATATTAATCGACGGTATAGATATTAGAGAAATACCGAAAAGCGCCCTTAGGAAGAACATAGGCCAGGTTCCACAAGAGGCTTTCGTTTTTTCAAAAACAGTGAGGGAAAATATAGCTATTACAAAGCCTGATAGCGATATTGAAGAAATCATCCTTTCAGCCAAGCTTGCATCTGTTCATGACGATATTGTGAAATTTGAGAGAGGATACGATACCTTGGTAGGTGAAAAAGGGATAACGCTTTCAGGTGGACAGAGGCAGAGGTTAACAATCGCGAGAACTTTGGTAAATGACTACCCGATTTTAATATTTGATGATTCCATGAGCGCTGTTGATACTGAAACGGAAAGAAAGATACTTGAGGCGATAAGAAAAAGAAGTGAAAACACAACAACGATAATCGTGTCACATAGGATTTCAAGTATAAAAGATGCTGATAAGATTATAGTTTTCGAAAATGGTGTGGTAACTGCGATAGGTAATCACGAAGAATTAGTGAACCATCCAGGGCTTTACCAAAGAGTTTGGAGAATTGAGAATGTACTTAAACTCACGGAAACAGGAGAGTGA
- a CDS encoding ABC transporter ATP-binding protein, whose translation MEEIIQERQTKFNPKLWAKFWIFLKEYKFHFIFLIIIMILVGLIDATYPYLTKYAIDNFIARKNLNGFSKYFILLLAIGSLQACGTYFLITLAGKIENGFAYNVRNASFKKLQSLSLSFFDNTQTGFLISRVMSDVQKVSSVMSWQIVDGVWAISSMTFILIYSFLLSWQLTLFILFAIPLIAFVGWYFQRKILKQYRIVRKLVSEVTGIYNEGLMGAKTVKVLSVEDLVSKDFKKHTDELKNASIKATILSGMYTPIVIFIGNIVTALILVYGGKRTYINVLSIGTLSAAISYSIQFFEPIYQLARVLADLISAQAAAERVLELIETEPEILDTPDAIDVDIQGELVFDNVSFKYSKGDWVIKSFNLKVRKGETIALVGDTGAGKTTIVNLIGRFYEPTQGTIYIDGVDYRKIKIKKLRESIGYVLQTPHLFNGTIAENIRYGRLDATMEEIIEAAKLVNAHDFIMKLENGYETNVGESGANLSLGQRQLISLARVVIANPKILVLDEATSSIDTYTEHLIQDAIHKLLKGRTSFVIAHRLSTIRNADKILVIENGEIIEEGTHEQLMRKKGKYYRLYMNQFVQEKEKEILGEKEQV comes from the coding sequence ATGGAAGAAATTATTCAAGAAAGGCAAACCAAGTTTAATCCTAAATTGTGGGCTAAATTTTGGATTTTCTTAAAGGAGTACAAATTTCACTTCATTTTTTTAATAATAATTATGATTCTTGTTGGGCTTATCGATGCAACTTATCCATATTTGACTAAATATGCTATAGACAATTTTATTGCCAGAAAAAATTTGAATGGTTTTAGCAAATACTTTATTTTGCTCTTAGCAATAGGCTCTTTACAAGCATGTGGAACGTATTTTTTGATAACACTTGCTGGAAAAATAGAAAATGGTTTTGCCTATAATGTTAGAAATGCGTCATTTAAAAAGCTTCAATCTTTATCGTTATCATTTTTCGATAATACACAAACGGGTTTTCTCATTTCGCGCGTGATGTCTGATGTTCAAAAAGTCAGTTCAGTTATGTCATGGCAGATAGTTGATGGAGTTTGGGCTATTTCTTCTATGACGTTTATTTTAATTTACTCTTTCTTACTTAGTTGGCAACTTACACTTTTCATACTTTTTGCAATTCCATTGATTGCTTTTGTCGGTTGGTATTTCCAAAGAAAAATACTTAAACAATACAGAATTGTCAGAAAGCTTGTTTCAGAAGTGACGGGTATATACAATGAAGGACTGATGGGTGCAAAAACAGTAAAGGTATTGTCTGTTGAAGATTTGGTATCGAAAGATTTTAAAAAACATACAGATGAGCTGAAAAATGCTTCGATAAAAGCTACCATTCTTTCAGGAATGTACACTCCGATAGTTATTTTCATCGGTAATATAGTCACAGCTCTTATTCTTGTGTACGGAGGAAAGAGAACGTACATAAATGTTTTAAGTATCGGTACTTTGAGTGCAGCTATTTCTTATTCCATCCAATTTTTCGAGCCAATATATCAACTTGCAAGAGTATTAGCTGACCTTATATCAGCTCAAGCAGCTGCCGAAAGAGTTCTCGAACTCATCGAAACTGAACCTGAGATATTGGATACCCCTGATGCCATTGACGTAGACATTCAAGGGGAATTGGTTTTTGATAATGTATCGTTCAAATATTCAAAAGGTGACTGGGTTATTAAATCGTTTAACTTAAAAGTTCGTAAAGGGGAAACAATCGCTCTTGTAGGTGATACCGGTGCTGGAAAAACAACGATAGTAAATTTAATAGGCAGGTTTTACGAACCAACTCAAGGTACGATATACATAGATGGCGTAGATTACAGAAAAATCAAAATAAAAAAACTGAGAGAAAGCATAGGCTATGTACTTCAAACACCGCATTTATTTAATGGGACTATCGCTGAGAACATAAGATACGGTAGGCTAGATGCAACAATGGAAGAAATAATAGAAGCGGCAAAATTAGTAAATGCCCATGATTTTATAATGAAATTGGAGAATGGGTATGAAACAAACGTTGGTGAAAGCGGTGCGAATTTATCACTCGGTCAAAGACAACTTATTTCACTTGCGAGGGTTGTGATTGCTAATCCGAAGATTTTAGTATTAGATGAAGCAACAAGCTCTATAGACACATATACGGAACATTTAATACAAGACGCTATTCACAAACTGCTAAAAGGAAGGACAAGCTTTGTCATAGCCCACAGATTATCCACTATAAGGAACGCCGATAAGATATTGGTTATTGAAAATGGGGAAATAATAGAAGAAGGTACACATGAACAATTGATGAGGAAAAAAGGAAAGTATTACAGATTGTATATGAACCAATTTGTACAAGAGAAAGAAAAAGAGATATTGGGAGAGAAAGAGCAGGTTTAG
- the tdh gene encoding L-threonine 3-dehydrogenase, with translation MKAIMKEKAGPGLVLKEVKRPDVNDLGPRDVLVKVRRASICGTDVHIYKWDEWSQSRIIPPLITGHEMAGEVVAVGSAVTRVNIGDLVAAETHIPCESCYQCKTGRMHVCKNLKILGVDTNGIFAEYAIIPESVLWRFSSEIPLDFASVMEPFGNAIHTASVTNLLGKNVLITGAGPIGLMAIQVAKVAGASTVIVSEVDPMRIKMAQENGADVIINPAEKDLVKEVYKILDDGVDVLLEMSGNRKAFEDGLKCVTMGGEVSVLGIFGGKIDINLDSLITMRGLTVYGITGRRMFETWRIADELLRTKKVDLSKVVTHVIPFEQWEKGFELMLNKQCGKVVLNLD, from the coding sequence ATGAAAGCTATTATGAAAGAAAAAGCCGGTCCAGGATTGGTGTTAAAAGAAGTTAAAAGGCCAGATGTAAACGATCTTGGTCCACGCGATGTTTTGGTTAAAGTTCGAAGAGCTTCAATTTGTGGTACGGATGTACACATATATAAATGGGATGAGTGGTCACAATCAAGAATTATTCCTCCACTAATAACAGGGCATGAAATGGCAGGAGAAGTTGTCGCTGTTGGTAGTGCTGTTACAAGAGTAAATATTGGAGATTTAGTCGCAGCGGAAACTCACATACCTTGCGAAAGTTGTTATCAATGCAAAACTGGTAGAATGCATGTTTGTAAAAATTTGAAAATATTAGGTGTTGATACAAATGGTATATTTGCAGAATATGCAATTATTCCCGAAAGTGTTTTGTGGAGATTTTCTTCCGAGATTCCTCTTGACTTCGCATCTGTTATGGAACCATTCGGAAATGCTATTCATACCGCATCTGTAACTAATTTACTTGGGAAGAACGTCCTTATAACCGGTGCAGGTCCGATAGGTCTTATGGCAATTCAAGTGGCTAAAGTTGCCGGCGCAAGCACAGTAATTGTGTCCGAAGTCGATCCAATGAGAATTAAAATGGCTCAGGAAAATGGGGCGGATGTAATTATAAATCCCGCGGAAAAAGATTTAGTGAAGGAAGTTTACAAAATTCTTGATGATGGTGTTGACGTGCTTCTTGAAATGAGCGGTAACAGAAAAGCATTTGAAGATGGATTAAAATGTGTTACGATGGGTGGCGAAGTTTCCGTTCTTGGTATATTTGGTGGAAAAATAGATATAAACTTAGACTCTCTTATCACAATGAGGGGATTAACTGTATATGGTATCACAGGAAGAAGAATGTTTGAAACTTGGAGAATTGCGGATGAATTACTTAGGACGAAGAAGGTTGACCTTTCAAAGGTTGTTACCCACGTTATCCCGTTTGAGCAATGGGAAAAGGGATTTGAATTGATGTTGAATAAACAATGTGGAAAGGTTGTTCTAAATCTTGATTAA
- a CDS encoding glycine C-acetyltransferase, whose amino-acid sequence MFNYKILEDEMENLKNEGLYINIRTLESPQGAWIVVNGKRVLNLCSNNYLGFASDERLKQAAKKAIDEWGVGPGAVRTIAGTMKIHEELEKALAEFKGADATIFLQSGFIANQAAIPTVFGDENDAIISDELNHASIIDGVRLSKAKRYVYKHNDMNELEARLKEARDVQKARRILIITDGVFSMDGDIAPLPEIVELAEKYEAAVMVDDAHGEGVLGRGGRGIVDHFGLHGRVDMEIGTLSKAFGVLGGYIAGKETLIRYLKQKARPFLFSTGLTPADVAACLEAVKILQESDERVKRLWDNANYFKSEMKKLGFDLGVSQTPITPVMLYDAKVASQFSRELFEEGIFAQSIGYPTVPKGKARIRVMISAVHTKEDLDFALDKFEKVGKKFAII is encoded by the coding sequence ATGTTTAATTATAAAATTTTAGAAGATGAAATGGAAAATTTGAAAAATGAAGGTCTGTATATTAACATTAGGACACTTGAATCACCACAGGGAGCATGGATAGTTGTTAATGGTAAAAGGGTACTTAACTTGTGTTCAAATAATTATCTTGGTTTTGCAAGCGATGAAAGATTAAAACAAGCTGCAAAAAAAGCTATTGATGAATGGGGCGTCGGTCCAGGAGCAGTTAGAACAATTGCAGGTACAATGAAAATCCACGAAGAACTTGAAAAAGCGCTAGCGGAATTTAAAGGAGCAGATGCGACGATATTCCTACAATCCGGTTTTATAGCGAACCAAGCAGCTATACCAACGGTGTTTGGCGATGAGAACGATGCAATTATTTCAGATGAACTGAACCACGCAAGTATAATTGATGGTGTTAGGCTCTCAAAAGCCAAAAGGTACGTTTATAAGCACAACGATATGAATGAACTTGAGGCAAGGTTGAAAGAGGCAAGAGATGTTCAAAAGGCAAGAAGAATATTGATAATAACTGATGGTGTTTTCAGTATGGATGGTGATATTGCCCCGCTTCCAGAAATCGTTGAACTTGCCGAAAAATACGAAGCGGCAGTTATGGTTGACGACGCGCATGGCGAAGGGGTATTAGGTAGAGGAGGAAGAGGTATAGTCGATCATTTCGGATTACATGGAAGGGTGGACATGGAAATTGGTACGCTTTCAAAAGCGTTTGGTGTGCTTGGTGGATATATTGCAGGTAAAGAAACACTCATAAGGTACTTAAAACAGAAAGCGAGACCATTTTTGTTCAGTACAGGATTGACACCAGCGGATGTTGCGGCATGTCTCGAGGCAGTAAAGATACTCCAAGAAAGTGATGAGAGAGTTAAAAGATTGTGGGATAATGCAAATTACTTTAAGAGTGAGATGAAAAAACTTGGGTTTGACCTAGGCGTAAGTCAGACACCTATTACTCCCGTTATGTTGTACGATGCCAAAGTTGCGAGTCAATTTAGTAGAGAACTATTCGAAGAGGGAATATTCGCACAATCGATAGGTTATCCAACAGTACCGAAAGGTAAAGCAAGGATAAGAGTAATGATAAGCGCGGTACATACAAAGGAAGATTTGGACTTCGCTCTCGATAAATTTGAAAAAGTTGGAAAGAAATTTGCGATTATTTAA
- a CDS encoding cyclic nucleotide-binding domain-containing protein: MDIVTYPKGSVLYDYDEIPRKFYYLLEGEVSVKVHKKEVNLNSGTFGEWSWFSMLSEEKITVSSPEAMFYVFEPQEVFQSKEYLKILKSAISSISKRLLIADSELAECQKLPEYVGPDRLRYFKRVHPNSYKLDDKVFQDVLSAKRFYAGGYYKEAFDVLVKILPEVVSEDLKKEIMVLYTLLSVILDPEHAELHFRRLNPKDYAEHLSYFYLHTFLRGGQNQDILEMFMKAGLYIPPYTIVTLEGDVAQEGYLVVKGYLKAVKLYENKEVLLSIVQPGEFVGEGALLDTKTRMVTLYSISPASIIPINCESIEKSLQTNPNFILRICKSQLKRIKQVKSLIKIKNIPNPIKRIDWAISYFQELFSKVKITAKDISNLIDVNVEHVIEELKRKGFRITLDGSIEK, encoded by the coding sequence ATGGATATTGTCACATACCCCAAAGGAAGTGTTCTGTATGATTACGATGAAATACCTCGAAAATTTTACTATCTTCTAGAAGGAGAGGTTTCTGTTAAAGTTCACAAAAAAGAAGTAAACCTAAACAGTGGAACGTTTGGCGAATGGTCTTGGTTTTCTATGCTTTCAGAAGAAAAAATTACAGTATCTTCTCCCGAAGCGATGTTTTATGTTTTTGAACCGCAAGAGGTATTTCAATCAAAAGAATACTTAAAAATTCTAAAAAGCGCGATATCATCAATCTCAAAGAGATTATTGATAGCCGATTCGGAACTTGCTGAATGTCAGAAATTGCCAGAATATGTTGGACCTGACAGACTTAGATATTTTAAAAGAGTACATCCAAATTCATATAAATTGGACGATAAAGTATTTCAAGATGTTTTAAGTGCAAAAAGATTTTACGCAGGCGGATACTATAAAGAAGCATTTGATGTACTTGTTAAAATTCTTCCAGAAGTTGTTTCGGAAGATTTGAAAAAAGAAATCATGGTTTTGTACACATTACTTAGCGTGATATTAGATCCCGAGCATGCTGAACTTCATTTCAGAAGATTAAATCCCAAAGATTACGCTGAACATCTTTCGTACTTTTATTTACACACATTTTTAAGAGGTGGGCAAAATCAGGATATACTAGAAATGTTTATGAAAGCTGGTTTGTATATACCTCCGTACACTATAGTTACACTTGAGGGAGATGTAGCACAAGAGGGGTATTTGGTCGTAAAAGGCTACTTAAAAGCTGTGAAACTTTACGAGAACAAAGAAGTTCTTTTATCAATTGTTCAACCTGGAGAATTTGTTGGAGAAGGCGCGCTTTTAGATACAAAAACACGTATGGTAACGCTTTACTCGATATCCCCAGCTTCGATTATACCTATAAACTGTGAAAGTATAGAAAAGTCACTTCAAACGAATCCTAATTTCATACTCAGAATATGCAAATCTCAACTGAAAAGAATAAAACAGGTGAAGAGCTTAATCAAAATTAAAAACATACCTAATCCTATTAAACGCATAGATTGGGCAATAAGTTATTTTCAGGAATTATTTTCCAAGGTAAAAATAACCGCAAAAGACATATCGAATTTAATCGATGTTAACGTTGAGCATGTTATCGAAGAGCTAAAGAGGAAAGGTTTTAGAATAACATTGGATGGAAGTATTGAAAAATGA
- the iadA gene encoding beta-aspartyl-peptidase, translating to MEKFFKLIKNACIYAPEYIGKRDILIAGKTIITIEENINFPLFDLEIYDATGLIAIPGLIDPHVHITGGGGEGGFSTRTPELRISDCIKNGVTTAIGCLGTDGITRSLENLYAKAKAMEEIGISTYIYTGSYSVPPVTFTGSIQKDIILIDKVIGVGEIAISDHRSSQPTFEEIVKIVADARVGGMIAKKPGIVNFHVGNGERGIEILFEIVKRTEIPIKHIYPTHISRGKKLFEQGLEFAKLGGVIDLTALQPEENSEFGFNTVDAIIQSFDNNLIENVTISSDGQGSLPKFDKNGNFVGLGVGSVGALLYTIKKVVERGIKLDETLKIATVNTAKVFNFSKKGRIAKDFDADIVFLRDWEVVSVISRGEFLMKDGILKPINFE from the coding sequence GTGGAAAAATTCTTTAAACTCATAAAGAATGCTTGTATATACGCGCCGGAATATATCGGAAAACGTGATATATTGATTGCTGGGAAAACGATAATTACAATTGAAGAAAATATAAATTTTCCATTGTTTGATTTAGAAATTTATGATGCCACAGGTTTAATAGCAATTCCCGGATTGATAGATCCGCATGTGCATATAACAGGTGGAGGGGGGGAAGGTGGTTTTTCAACAAGAACGCCTGAACTTAGGATTTCGGATTGTATAAAGAATGGTGTTACGACGGCTATTGGATGCCTTGGCACAGATGGAATAACAAGGAGTTTGGAAAATTTATACGCAAAGGCAAAAGCTATGGAAGAAATTGGTATAAGCACCTACATATACACAGGATCTTACAGCGTTCCACCAGTTACGTTCACTGGAAGCATTCAAAAAGACATAATTTTGATAGATAAAGTTATAGGTGTTGGAGAGATAGCCATCTCAGATCATAGGTCCTCGCAACCGACTTTTGAAGAAATAGTAAAGATCGTTGCTGATGCAAGAGTTGGTGGAATGATTGCTAAAAAACCAGGAATTGTCAATTTCCATGTTGGTAATGGTGAAAGAGGTATTGAGATTTTATTTGAGATAGTTAAAAGAACGGAAATTCCAATAAAACACATTTACCCAACGCATATCTCAAGGGGTAAGAAATTGTTCGAGCAAGGTCTAGAATTTGCTAAATTGGGAGGAGTGATTGATTTAACAGCACTACAACCTGAAGAAAATAGCGAATTTGGTTTCAACACAGTAGATGCTATTATTCAATCTTTTGATAATAACTTAATCGAAAATGTAACTATCTCTTCGGATGGACAAGGTAGTTTACCAAAGTTTGATAAAAATGGCAATTTTGTGGGTTTAGGAGTGGGAAGTGTCGGAGCTTTGTTGTACACAATCAAAAAAGTTGTTGAAAGAGGTATAAAACTTGACGAAACATTAAAAATTGCAACGGTGAATACTGCCAAAGTTTTCAATTTTAGCAAAAAAGGTAGAATAGCAAAAGATTTCGATGCTGATATAGTTTTTCTCAGAGATTGGGAAGTTGTTTCCGTTATATCTCGGGGTGAATTTCTTATGAAAGATGGTATTTTAAAGCCTATCAATTTTGAATAA
- a CDS encoding sodium ion-translocating decarboxylase subunit beta — protein sequence MLEQFLLFFQKMAFSQMTFGNIFMLLIAGVLIYVAVKKDAEPLLLIPIAFGIVLSNIPPLATGILNPPQTFPDGRFIPGGFMYYIKKGLDWGVYPPLIFLGIGALTDFSFMISYPITIFLGGAAQIGIFVTFILARAFGFTFKQAASIGIIGGADGPTSIYVATKFAPELLSIIAIAAYSYIALIPILQPPVSKLLTTKKERLIRMKPPRKVSKTEKILFSLITTLVTALLVPQSLTLVGPLMFGNLLREVGNVKRLVEAASKYILDTTTILLCLSVGASARADIFLKPQSLLVFGMGAFAFVSALASGILFAKLMNLFMKDKINPLIGAAGVSAVPDSARVAQKIAQEEDPTNFILMHAMSPNVAGVIGSAVAAGVFLAIFG from the coding sequence TTGCTAGAACAATTCTTATTGTTTTTTCAGAAAATGGCATTCTCTCAGATGACTTTTGGTAATATCTTTATGCTTCTTATAGCTGGTGTTTTGATTTATGTGGCTGTCAAAAAAGATGCTGAACCGCTTTTGCTTATACCAATCGCATTTGGAATAGTTCTTTCGAACATCCCACCACTTGCGACGGGCATATTAAATCCTCCGCAAACTTTCCCAGATGGGAGATTTATACCTGGTGGATTTATGTATTACATAAAAAAAGGACTAGATTGGGGTGTTTACCCACCTCTTATATTTTTAGGAATAGGCGCTCTTACTGACTTTTCTTTCATGATATCCTATCCGATAACCATATTTCTTGGTGGTGCTGCTCAAATCGGTATATTTGTGACATTCATACTCGCAAGAGCATTTGGATTTACTTTTAAACAGGCTGCATCCATTGGTATAATCGGAGGAGCGGATGGTCCTACATCGATATATGTTGCAACAAAGTTTGCGCCAGAATTACTTTCTATAATAGCTATCGCCGCGTATTCTTATATAGCTTTAATTCCTATTTTACAACCACCGGTGTCTAAGTTGCTTACAACGAAAAAAGAAAGGTTGATTCGCATGAAACCACCAAGAAAGGTTTCTAAAACGGAAAAGATATTGTTTTCACTTATAACAACCCTTGTAACAGCATTACTCGTTCCTCAATCTTTAACACTTGTTGGGCCTCTTATGTTTGGTAATCTTCTTAGAGAAGTTGGTAATGTCAAAAGACTTGTTGAAGCGGCAAGCAAGTATATATTAGACACAACGACAATACTTCTTTGTTTGTCAGTGGGTGCATCTGCAAGAGCTGATATATTCTTAAAACCTCAATCTCTTCTGGTCTTTGGAATGGGAGCTTTTGCGTTTGTTTCCGCTCTTGCTTCAGGGATACTGTTTGCAAAATTAATGAATTTATTTATGAAAGATAAAATAAACCCATTAATTGGCGCTGCTGGAGTTTCAGCTGTTCCCGATAGTGCAAGAGTTGCTCAGAAAATTGCTCAAGAAGAAGATCCAACAAACTTCATACTTATGCATGCGATGTCTCCAAACGTAGCCGGAGTTATTGGATCAGCAGTTGCTGCAGGCGTCTTTTTAGCAATATTTGGATAG
- a CDS encoding indolepyruvate ferredoxin oxidoreductase subunit alpha, with protein MAKKQFRVEIKYEWCKACGICYNVCPTKTIVRGDLNKPAVPDHSTCIGCLMCENLCPDFVINIVEVTPMEEVKNEKAGVENA; from the coding sequence ATGGCAAAAAAGCAATTTAGAGTGGAAATTAAATACGAGTGGTGTAAAGCATGTGGAATATGCTATAATGTATGCCCGACAAAGACAATTGTAAGAGGAGATTTAAATAAACCAGCTGTACCAGATCACAGCACATGTATAGGTTGTTTAATGTGTGAAAATCTATGTCCAGATTTTGTTATAAATATAGTTGAAGTAACTCCTATGGAAGAAGTAAAGAACGAAAAGGCTGGTGTTGAAAATGCCTAA
- a CDS encoding 2-oxoacid:acceptor oxidoreductase subunit alpha has translation MPKNPRMVFWQGNEACAYGAIKAGCRFYAGYPITPSSEIAETMARELPKVGGVFIQMEDEIASAAAIIGASLAGVKSMTATSGPGFSLMQEAIGYAIMTETPTVFVNVMRGGPSTGMPTKPSQGDIMQARWGTHGDHAIIALYPSTVEEVYKYTIKAFNLAEEYRTPVILLMDEVLGHMYENFILPPDSEIEIFERISSKELEEEEIFVPFSETEYAESLPPSLVEMGKAKFHVSGLVHDESGFPMATMETAEKLIRRLVNKIKLHIDKIAECEEFMMDDAETVIIAYGSVARSAKEAVLMARNDGIKVGLLRPITIWPIPIEKIRKKLSNVQNVLVAEMNLGQYASEVSKLVKPGTKIRLLSKVGGELIAPHEILNELNSMLLEGIDF, from the coding sequence ATGCCTAAGAATCCAAGAATGGTCTTTTGGCAAGGCAATGAAGCTTGTGCTTATGGAGCAATAAAAGCAGGTTGCAGATTTTACGCAGGTTACCCAATTACACCTTCTTCGGAAATTGCGGAAACGATGGCACGTGAACTTCCAAAAGTTGGAGGAGTTTTTATCCAAATGGAAGATGAGATTGCAAGTGCCGCTGCAATTATTGGCGCCTCGCTTGCAGGTGTGAAGTCTATGACGGCGACAAGCGGTCCGGGATTTAGTTTGATGCAAGAAGCGATAGGTTACGCAATTATGACAGAAACCCCGACGGTTTTTGTTAATGTTATGCGTGGTGGACCATCAACAGGTATGCCTACGAAACCGTCCCAAGGAGATATAATGCAAGCAAGATGGGGAACACACGGTGACCATGCGATAATCGCACTCTATCCTTCGACTGTTGAAGAAGTTTACAAATATACAATCAAGGCGTTCAATTTGGCTGAAGAATACAGAACTCCTGTAATATTGTTGATGGACGAAGTATTAGGGCATATGTACGAGAATTTTATTCTACCACCAGACAGCGAAATCGAAATTTTTGAACGTATCTCATCGAAAGAATTGGAAGAAGAAGAAATATTCGTTCCTTTCTCTGAAACTGAATATGCGGAAAGTTTGCCACCGTCTTTGGTTGAGATGGGAAAGGCGAAGTTCCATGTCTCTGGGTTGGTACACGACGAGTCAGGATTTCCAATGGCAACTATGGAAACAGCTGAAAAATTAATAAGAAGGCTTGTTAATAAAATTAAACTACACATAGATAAGATAGCAGAATGCGAAGAATTCATGATGGACGATGCGGAAACTGTTATAATAGCGTATGGTTCAGTTGCAAGGTCAGCTAAGGAAGCGGTATTAATGGCAAGAAATGATGGTATAAAAGTTGGTTTGCTTAGGCCAATTACTATTTGGCCCATACCAATTGAGAAAATAAGGAAAAAATTATCGAATGTGCAAAATGTGCTTGTCGCAGAGATGAACCTCGGGCAGTATGCAAGCGAAGTTTCAAAACTTGTAAAGCCTGGAACAAAAATTAGATTACTGAGTAAAGTTGGAGGGGAACTTATTGCTCCTCATGAAATATTGAATGAGTTAAATAGTATGCTCCTCGAAGGCATAGATTTCTGA